From the bacterium genome, the window CCCAGGCTGGACGCGGCAGAAGCCAGCAGAAACGCATGATGAATCCCCTCTACCTCGATGACGACATTGCCGTCTTCGACAAACCCACGGGACTGGCCTCCATCCCGGAACGAAATCCGGACGCGGCATGCCTGCTGCACCTGGCGGAAACTGCCCTGGGCCAGAAGCTCTTCATCGTTCACCGTCTCGACAAAGAGGTGAGCGGATTGATTCTGTTCGCCCGACACGCGGCGGCGCATCGCTTCCTCAACGCCTGCTTTGCCGGCCGCACGGTGGAGAAACGCTATCTTTTGCTCGCGCTGGGTCGGATCATGAGTGACCGCGGGCAAATCGATGCCGCAATCCGGCAGTATGGCTCTGGAAGGATGGGGATCGATCCAGAACGGGGCAAGCCCTCCCTCACCGAATACGCCGTTCTCAAACGTTTTTCCGGCTCCAGCCTGGTCCGCGCCTTTCCCCATACCGGGCGGCGGCACCAGCTGCGCGTCCACTTTTACAGCATCGGCCACCCCATTGCCGGCGACCCCCGCTATGGCGGCACCCCGACCGGGCCGGCCTGGCCGCGCCTGATGCTCCATGCCGAAGCGATCGCCTTCACCACTGCCGCCGGCATACCTTTGGAGTTCACCGCCCCCCCTCCTGCCTCCTTCACCGCGGTGCTCGAAAGACTGGAGCCTCTTCGGCCGAAAGATCCCCTTCTTTAGGAGGTGCCATGGAAAAACTTCACATCGGCACTTGCAGCTGGAAATATCCCTCGTGGGCGGGCCTGGTCTATTCGGCCCCCACGGGTATCGACTATCTCCGGGAGTACGCCCAAAAGTATACTACCGTCGAGATCGATCAGTGGTTCTGGTCCCTCTTTGAAGGCGGCAAGGTGCAGCTTCCGAAAACAACCGATGTCGAAAGTTACGCCCGCGCCGTGCCAAAAAGCTTTACTTTCACGATCAAGGCGCCCAACAGCGTCTCCCTCACCCATCCTTATCAAGGGGCGAGCGATGGCCCAGTTGCTGCCAATCCCTTCTTCCTATCCGCTGCGGTCATGCGCGATTTGTACGAACGTCTCGAACCGCTGCGGGAGCAGATCGGCATGCTCTTCCTGCAATTCGAATATCTCAACCGGCAGAAAATGGCCTCCCAGCAGCAATTTCAGCAGCGCGTGCAGGAGTTTCGCGCACAACTGCCCGCTGGGCCGCCGCTTGGCCTGGAAATCCGCAACAGCACCTGGCTGAATGCAACCTTTTTTGAGTTCCTCCTCGCCGCCGGGATCCATCCGGTCCTGCTGCAAGGCTACTGGATGCCACCGGTAACCCAGGTTTACGAAAAACACCGGGCCCTGATCGTGCGCCATCCCACCCTGATGCTGCGTTTGATGGGCGCTGACCGCCAAGGTATCGAAAAGGAGGCCGCGGGCTCCTGGGATCGGGTGTTATGGTCGAAAGAGCAAGAACTGCTGGGGATTGCCGAAATGATCCGGGATATCCTTGCCGCCGGCGTGGAACTCTATGTCAACATCAATAACCACTACGAAGGATCGGCACCGCGCACCATCGCCCGGCTGCTGGAGCTGCTTGATGTGTAAAATTAGGGGTTGCGAATAAGAGGAGATTTCCTTAGCTTGATTCGGATGACAATCTAGGAGTAACAGATGAAGAGTATCCGGTTGATCGGCTTGTTGATGGTCTTCGGGCTCTGGGCGTGCGAAAAGGATTCCGTTTCTGCGGATAATAAGCCGGTGGACAAGCCGGAAGGCTGGCAACTGGTCTGGTCGGATGATTTTACCACCAACGGCCTTCCCAGCGCGACGCGTTGGGGCTATCAGACCGGCGGCAGCGGCTGGGGCAACGATGAAAAACAGTATTACTATGGCGACCGGCCGGAAAACTGCCGCGTCGAGAATGGCATGCTGATCATCGAAGCGCGCAAGGATAATTTTGAGGGGCATCCCTACACCTCAGCCCGGCTGGTCAGCCGGGGCAAAGGGGACTGGACCTATGGCCGCTTCGAGATCCGCGCCAAGCTGCCGGCAGGACGAGGCACCTGGCCCGCCATCTGGATGATGCCGACCGTATCAACCTACGGCAGCGGCGGCTGGCCGGATAACGGCGAGATCGATATCATGGAGCACGTAGGTTACGACATGGGCATCATCCATGCCTCGATTCATTCACTAAAGTACAACCACAAGATCAATACCCAGAAGACAGCCACCCTTAAAGTCTATGATGTCGCTTCCAAATTCCACGACTATATCCTCGAGTGGGATGCGACCCAGATCAGGGCCTGGGTCGATACCACCCTCTATTTCACCACACCGAACGAAGGCAAGGGCTGGGAGTACTGGCCCTTCGACAAGTCGTTCTACCTGATCCTTAACATTGCTATCGGGGGCAGCTGGGGTGGTGCGCAGGGCATCGACGATTCCATTTTTCCTCAGCAGATGGTAGTCGACTACGTCCGCGTCTACCAAAAACCGCAATAAGAAGGATTGACGAGGGGGTTTCCCCCATGCCGGAAGAGGGATTGAAATGAAGGTTTGGATAAAAGCCGGATTACTGGCGCTGCCGCTGCTGGCCGCCTCGCCGCGTCCGCTTCTGGCGGACAAGAACGATCAAGCCCGGGCCAAGGAGGCTGATGTCGTGGCGCCGGATGCGGTGGTGCGCGCGGCCTACGAGTGCATCTCCGGGCCGCGTGGCCGGGATCGGGATTGGGACCGGATGCGCAATCTCTGGATTGGCAACGCCCGCATCATCCTCTCCTCCGCCGACTATGAAGGCAAAAGCCGCTGGGAAAACCTGACCCTGGAGAGCTTTATTCAACGGGTTTCCGATTATTACAAGGCGCAGGGTTTTTTCGAGCGGGAGATCGCCTCAACCATCCAGCGCTTCGGCAATGTCGCCCAGATCTGGAGCACCTTCGAAATCCGCAAGGGATCGTCGACCGGCCCGGTCATCAGTCGCGGCATCAACAGCTGGCAGTTGGTCCGGCACGAGGAACGCTGGTGGATAGCCCAGCTGGTCTATGATTTCGAAAGCAGCCGTAATCCTTTGCCGGAGCGCTATCTCAAATAGCCGTCACCACGATTCCATCCAGAGGTTTTCATGGCCGATCACCCCTCTTATCACATGACACCGGAGGAGTTTCGCCGCCTTGGTTACCGCATGATCGACTGGATCGCCGGGTATCAGCAGCGGGTCGCTGAGCTGCCGGTACTCTCCCGGGCAGAGCCGGGCAGTATCCGGGCCAAGCTGCCTACGGCCCCCCCTGATCAGGGTGAGCCCCTCGATGCGGTTTTCCACGATCTTGAGGAGATCATCCTGCCGGGTCTCACCCATTGGCAATCTCCCAATTTTTTCGCTTTCTTCCCTGCCAACACCTCAGGCCCTTCCATTCTCGGCGAGCTGCTTTCAGCCGGCCTCGGGGTACAGGGCATGCTTTGGGCGACCAGCCCAGCTTGCACCGAACTGGAAACCCACATGCTCGACTGGATGGCCGATCTCCTGGATTTGCCGCGCAGTTTCCGATCATCTGGCACTGGCGGGGGCGTCATCCAGGATTCGGCCTCCGGTGCAGCGCTTTGTGCCATTCTGGCAGCGCGCGAGCAGGCGACGGCGCAGCGCAGCAACGAGATCGGCTGCGACGGCCGGCTCACGGCCTATACTTCGGTCGAAGCCCACTCCTCGATTGAAAAGGCGATCAAAATCGCCGGCATCGGCCGCGCCAACCTCCGCTTGATTCCAGTCGATGACCGCTGCGCCATGCGCACACCCTTGCTCGAGGAGGCTATCCGGACCGATTTGCAGGCCGGCCGCAAGCCCTTCTTCGTCAGCGCCACCATCGGCACCACCGCCGCTAACGGTCTCGATCCCCTTCCCGAGATCGGCCGCATCGCGGCGGACTACGGTCTGTGGTTCCATGTCGACGGGGCGATGTCCGGGACAGCCGCCCTCTGCCCGGAATTCCGCTTCATCCAGGCAGGGTTGGAATGGGCCGACAGCTACTGCTTCAATCCTCACAAGTGGATGTTTACCAATTTCGACTGCGACTGTAACTATGTCCGCGACCGCGGCGCGCTCATTCGCGCCTTGAGCATTCTGCCGGAATATCTCCGCAACCGGGCGACCGAATCGGGTGCAGTCATCGATTACCGCGACTGGCAGGTTGCTCTCGGCCGCCGCTTCCGCAGCCTCAAGCTCTGGTTTGTCCTGCGTCACTACGGCCGCGAAGGGCTGCAGTACCATATCCGCCGGCATGTGGCGCTGGCACAGCAGTTCGCCGAGTGGGTTGCCGCTGATCCCGGTTTTGAGATCGCCCTGCCTCCGCCCCTCAATTTGGTCTGCTTCCGCCACCGAGGCGGCGATCAGGCCAACCAATATATCATGGACGAGATCAACCAGAGCGGCCGGGCCTATCTCACCCATGCTATACTAGCGGGGAAACTCACCCTGCGGCTCTGCGTTGGACAAAGCGGGACGGAACTGGACCATGTCCAAGCAATTTGGCAGCGCCTTCAAGAGGCCTCGGGTCGCTGGCAGCAACAGGAAAGAAGCAGGAGAGGCGCTGATGAATAGTTCCGAAGATCCCGCCACACGTCCATTGAGCGGAAAAGGCGGCCTGCCGATGCTCGAGGTCGTCAATGGGCAGGCCAAAGCCCTGATCAGCCTCTATGGCGGCCAGGTCCTCTCCTGGGTGCCGCGCGGCGAAGAGGAGGTACTCTTCCTCAGCGAAAGAAGTCACTTTACGGCAGGCCAGCCCATCCGCGGCGGTGTTCCGATCTGCTGGCCCTGGTTCGGACCGCATCCTGCGGACCCGGCCAAACCGATGCACGGATTTGCCCGGCTGATGACCTGGCGCTTGACCTCCAGCGCCACCCTCCCGTCCGGCGCTAGCCGTATCGAGCTGATGCTGACCGAGTCGCCCGAGACCCTGGCGCTCTGGCCCCAGCCTTTCCGGCTTCTGCTCCATATCGACGTAGGCAGCCATCTGCGCATCGCTCTGACCATGGTGAACTCCGGACCGGAACCCCTGGCGACGACTTCAGCCCTGCATTCCTATTTCCGGCTCGGCAAAGCCGGCCAGGTGCACATCACCGGACTAGACGATACCTTTTACATCGATACCTTGCAGCAGGATTTGTATACCCTGCAACGCGGCAAACTCCAGGTCGACCAAGAGATCAACCGTATTTATCTCGATACCGCCAGCCTCTGTATGATCCACGATCCCCTCCTGGAAAGACAGATCGTGGTCAAGAAAGAGGGCAGCCGGTCGACGGTGGTCTGGAATCCCTGGAGCGAGCGCAGCCGCGGCATGGCCGACCTGGGTCCTGATGAATATCAATACATGGTCTGCATCGAGGCCGGCAATGTACGCCAAGACGGGCGCACCCTCGCCCCGGGCGCGAGCCACACGCTGGTGACAGAGTTTGCAGTGATCCACTGAATCCGGATCAGGCAGCCCGCATGCCACCTGGTCTGCCGCCAGAACGTGGGACCGGGAATGACGTCAGGCGGCGAGCATATTTCGGCGGTATCCATGCTCGATTTTCTGCTTGCATTTTTAATAATATTTCTTTAATTTTAACATCTAAAATCGATATTTTTTACTACTCATACATGAGCAGGAGCGCTTACGATGTCGAAAAAATGTGATATCTGCGGCAAAGGGCCCCAGGTTGGCAATAATGTCAGCCACGCCCACAATCTGACCAAGACGCGCTGGATGCCCAACATCCGCAAGATGCGTATCGTCGAGAAGGGTGCCACCCGGCAAGCCTATGTTTGCACCCGCTGTCTGCGTGGCAACAAGGTCACCAAGGCGCTTTAGGCGCAATACCGACCTGAATGAAAAAGCCGGATCCCCAATCCGGCTTTTTTATTGTGCCGCCTGCCAGCCCTGCCACAATCGATCCTTCTCCAGCCCGTTGTCGATAAAATCCCAGGGAAGTGATTCCTCCCGCCGCTTGGCGCGGTGGATCCACTCCGCGAAGCGGGGATAGATCGCGCGCCAATCGTCGCCACGATCGATCGATGCCACCAGAGCCTCCCCCACCTCGTGGTTGCCGATTGCAAAGAGGGCCTGGAAGAGTTCCTCACGCGCACTCTTGCGCCCCGCACTCACACCCTCTATCCGGTTCAACTCGGCCAGCAAATGGTTTCGCTTCTCCTTGATCTGCTTTTCGCTGGCCATCGCGGCCCACTGGAATGGGGTCCAGGGTTTGGGCACAAAGGTATTGATGCTGACGCGCACCTCGCGTTGGCTCTCCTTGCGGCAAAAAAGCGCTGCCACCTTGCGGGTGAGTTCGATCAGAGCGCGAAGATCTTCGGGCTGTTCGGAAGGCAACCCGATCATGTAATAGAGTTTGAGCTGGCGGATCGGTGACGCACCGATTCGTGCGGCGGCTTGCAGGATCGCCTCCTCCTGCAGATCTTTACGGATAGCGCGACGCAGCCTTTCGCTGCCCGCCTCGGGAGCGAGGGTGACACTGCGGAGGTCACTGGCGTCCAGGGCCAGTAGCAGAGCCTCAGAGACCCGGTCTGCTCTCAATGAGGAGAGGCTGACCTTGTGGCCGCGTGCCAACAGGCTTTCGCACAGCCGATCGAGCGGACGGTAATCGGAGAGAGCGGCTCCGACCAGTCCGATGCGATCTCCCGGATGGGCATAGCGCTCGACCTCCTGCAGAACTGCCTCGAGCGGCCAGGTTCGGAAGGGATGATAGAGATGCCCCGCAGCACAAAAGCTGCAGCCTCTTCCGCAGCCGCGTCCCACCTCCACCATGAACATCTCCAGATGCATATAGGGCGTGACCACAACCGAGGTGGCGGGGGGATGGGTGTGCACATCAAGATAGCGACGGCGGACAGCGCCCGGTGGCGGTTCCAGCCCATGAACGGCGGGCACCCACACGCCCTCCAGCTGCGCCAGCCGTTCGAGAAACGGTTCCCGGCGCCCCCCCGCATCGAGATGCTCTTGATAGGTCCCTTCAAATTCGGGGATGAATCCCTCCGCCTCGCCGACAAGAAAGCAATCTGCAACCGGCGCGAGCACCGATGGATTGTAAAACGCCGCGATGCCGCCCATCATAACGATCGGATCGCGCTCGGAGCGCTGCTGCGCCAGCAGGGGAATCCCTGCCCGTTTCAGCAGTGCAACCACATGGGGATAATCCAACTCGTAGGAGAGCGAAAAGGCAAGGATGCGGAACCGGTTGAGCGGACGCTGGGATTCCAGGGTGTGAAAAGAGGCAGCGAACGGGCCTTCCAGCTGGAAGGCCCGTTCGCCTTTGAGGAGTGGCTGCTCGTTGAACAACCGGTAGACGGTCTGGAAGCCCAGACTCGACATCCCGGTGGCATAACTATTGGGATAGACGAGCGCCAGTGGAGTGGGGCCGGTGGGAAAACTCTCACGGCGGCGGCTCTCGGCGCTGAGCAGCTTCCGGGCATGCGCCCGGAATGCCCCGACCTGATCAGCCATGCAAGCCGCCTCCGGTCATTAAAGGCGTACCTGCTGCACTACGCCTCGGTTCACAGCAGTTTCCAGCGGTTGCGGCGGCACGCCGGAATATCGAATTCACTATCGTCATGGCCGTTGCCATTGCCGGATTCAAGGGGCACATCCTGCAGGGTCCGCTCGACATCCTTCCAAGTGTAAGCGGGCTCCGGCCGGCTGGATGGCGTTTGCGACGGCGGATGCGGTTCGGACTGCGGCGGCTTGGGCCGGTTCGCCGGGATGGTCGTGCGCTGCTGCCAAGATGGATTGAGAATGTCGCGGCTCGCCTCTTTGCTGACGTGCTCATTGATCTCGTCGAGGCGGGTTACGGCAGGGATTTCCTTCTCCAGGAGTCCCCCCTGTTCGAACTTGACGCTCGTCCAGTTGCCGCTCTCACGCGGGCGGCGAACCGCACTCGAAAGCCCGGTGGAAATGACAGTGATGCGCATCTCGTCATCGAGGCTGTTGTCGATAACCGCGCCAAAAATAATATTGGCGCGCGGACCGGCTTCCTCGAAGATGATGGTGGTGGCGGCGTTCACCTCGGCCAGGCTCATCTTCGGACCACCGGTGATGTTGACCAGCAAGCCGAGCGAACCGGCGATGGAAACGTCTTCCAGCAGCGGGCTGTGAATGGCCTGCTCGGCGGCGATCTTGGCCTTGTTTTCGCCGCGGCCGACACCCGAACCCATCAAGGCATCCCCGGCTTCGCTCATGACTGCACGCACATCGGCAAAGTCCAGATTGACCAGCCCAGGCACGGTGATCAGATCCGAAATACCCTTGGTCGCGTTGAAGAGAATCTCATCGGCATAGCGGAAGGCCTTGTCGAGCGGTGTGTCCGGCGGCACGATGGAGATCAGTCTCTGGTTTGGAACAACGATGAGCGTATCGACGCACTCCTTGAGGGCGAGGATGCCTTCATCGGCGCGCATCATCCGCTTCGGTCCCTCGAAGATGAAAGGCCGCGTGACGATTCCCACGGTCAGGGCGCCGATATCGCGGGCGATCTGGGCAACGACGGGCGCAGCGCCGGTACCGGTGCCGCCCCCCATGCCGGCGGTGACGAAGACCAGATCGGCATCCGCCAGGGCATCATAAACCGCATTGCGGTCCTCTTCGATCGCACGCTGGCCCTTCGTGGGATCGGCTCCGGCACCCAGACCCTGCGTGGTCTTGGTCCCGATGCGAATCTTGGTGGGCGCCATGCAGTACTCCAGCGCCTGTTCATCGGTATTGATGGCGATAAACCCTACGCCCTTCAGCCCTTCGGAGATCATGCGCGTCACCGCGTTGCCGCCTGCGCCGCCGACACCGACCACCTTGAGCACCGCGCTGTTGGGATTCACATCATCGAAATCAAATGTCAGATTCATAGCCGGCTCCCTTGTGCTAAATAGATCTTCCGTCAGACCTATCCCTAGTCTGGTGGATGATTCGGGTCCCATATGTTACCCCTCTCTTTGTTGACCTGGCCGCCGGAGCTATCCCTTCTCCTCGGTCCAGGGTGGTGATACTTCCCGCCTGAGATTTCGGCTGGGTAAAGTCGCGCTATAATTTGCGGTCGAACAGCTGCTTGAATTTTCCGTAAAGCGAAGTAAAGCTCTTTTTCTTCGGCTCCACTTCCTCGTCGCGGTGTTTGATGGCATACTGGATCAGGCCCACGCCTGTGGCGCTTTGCGGTGTGCCGGCCTCGTTAATCATACCGGTGAATCCCGCCGGATGGCCAATCTTGACGGGCATGTTAAAGATCTCCTCGGCCAGTTCCATCGTGCCGGGCAGTAACGAGGCCCCACCCGTCAGCACCAGACCCGTCGTCATCAGATTGACATAGGTCGACTTTTTGATCTCTTCATAGATGATGGTCAGGATCTCCACCATGCGCGGCTGAATGATATCGACCAGCAGGCCCTTGGAGATTCGGCGCGACGGCCTTCCATGGATGCCGGGGACCTCGACTACCATATCCTTGTCGCCCTCGCTGTGCAGGGCATGGCCGTGCTCGATCTTGAGTCGTTCGGCCGACTCGATCGGTGTGCGAAGCATGATGGCGAGATCGTTGGTGACGTTGCGGCCGCCGAGAGCGACCACGGCGGTATGGCGGATGCAGCCCTCATAAAAGAGGGCGATATCACTTGTCCCGCCGCCGATATCGACCAGGATCACGCCGAGTTCCTTTTCGTCATCACTCAGCACCGAATAACTGGAGGCCAGGGGCTCGAGCACCAGGTCAGCAGTAGAATAACCCGCCTTTTCGATGCAGCGGTAGATGTTCTGGGCCGAGGCGATCGCGCCGGTGACGATATGGACCTCGGCCTCAAGACGCACGCCGATCATGCCGATCGGGTCACGGATGCCACGCTGGTCATCGACAATGAATTCCTGCGGCAGAATGTGGATCACTTCGCGATCGAGGGGTAGGGCGACAGCGCGCGCCGCCTCGATGACGCGGCGGACATCCTCCTGGCTCACCTCATTGTCCTCTCCAGATATCGCGACCACACCGCGGCCGTTGATGCTGCGAATATGATCCCCGGCGATCCCGGCATAGACCATATCCACCTTGACGTCGGCCATCTCTTCGGCGCGCTCGACGGCTTGCTGGATGGAATGGACCGTCTTCTCCGCATCCACAACAATACCATACCGCAGGCCTTCAGAGGGCGCAGTACCGACGCCGATGATCTTGATCTCCTGGGCCTCATTGACCTCGGCGATATAACAGCCGATCTTGGTGGTGCCGATGTCCAGCCCTGCAATGATATCGATTTCATCCATATGATTATCCTTATCTCGCATTCGCGGTCATGATTTCTTTTTGACGACGATTTGGCTGGCCATGCGCGCGTCCAGACATCGGATGTTGCCCATGAGGGTGGACGGTCCGAGCTGGCTCAGGAAGACATCGAGATTTCTCGCCTTCGCTGCCAGATCATCTTGCCCGAGCAGTACCGGCAGCATACCGGTTTGTGAAAAATAGGCCACCAAGCCGAGTTCCGGGTCGCAGTGGACCTCGGAAAGTTTCTGGCCCAGCAGGCTGCTGCGGCCATTCACCTCAGAGATAAACGCCATCGCCTGATGAAAGAGGAAACCGTCCAGCTGCCGCGAGTGGGTATTAAAGCGCAGACCGGGGCCGGTTATGACCGGCAGATTAGGTATGGGCTCATCTTCCTGAAGTGCGAGGATATTGCCCTTGCCGTCCACCCCCCGGATCCGTCCGGCTGCCAGCAGGACGACCGGACGGCCTGATTTTACTCCCGCCTGCAGATACAGCTTGCATTCGCGCGACTCCAGCGTCAGCATCTCCTTTTCCTCGTCGGCACGGCGGATCTTGTCTTCCAGTTTCTGGCGCAGCTCGTCCCCATCCACATACTGCAGGGCATTCTGGGTCGCCATTTGATCGATGGACAGGACCGGCTCTTCGCTGTCGTGGGCTTCAAGCAGCTGCTGGGTGATGAACAGCGCGGCCACGAGGGCAAAACTGAAAAAAAGCATAACCTTGCTGTACTGCAGAACGCGTTGAGTCATGCAGCCCCCCCCTTCTTGGAGTCCAGGTTCAGAACAGCGCGAGCGAGGTCGGCGCTGGCGGAGGCGTACGCCGCCTCCCGTGCGATATGTCCCATCTGTTCACGCCGTTCGGGGTCGGCGAACAGGGCGATGATCTCTGTCGCCAGATCATGGTGCTCAAGATCGCGCTCCAGGATAACCACGGCCGCGCCGCGTTGCGCCAGGGCAAGCGCGTTGGCCTCCTGATGATTTCCGGCTGCAGCGGCAAATGGAATCAGGATGGACGGCAGTCCACACACCGCGATCTCAGCCAACGTCAGCGCCCCTGCCCTGCTCATCACCACATCCGCCGCCCTGTAGGCCAGGGGCATTTCGGTGATGAAATCTGTCATCCACACACGATCCTCACACCCGACAAGTGCCTGCCGTACCGCTTCCTGATTCCATTTTCCGCTGCTCCAGATGAGCTGCATCTCCGACTCTGAGAGCAGACGGGACAACATACCGATAACCGCTTGGTTGATCACCCGGGCCCCCTGGCTGCCTCCGAAGACCAGCAGCGTCGGACGGTCCGGATTCAAGCCGAAATGACGCCGTGCCTCTGCCGGCGTAACCGACACCTGAAAATCGCGCACCGGATTTCCGGTCGCATAGACATTCTTCCGTCCCGCAAAATAAGGCCGCGCCTCCACAAAACCGAGGTGCACCTGGTCCACCCAGCGCGCCAGAAGCCGGGTAGTGACGCCGGGAAAGCTGTTCTGCTCCTGAATCAGCGTCGGACGCCCGAGCAGATGGGCCGCCAGCAGGATGGGGCCGCTGACATAGCCGCCGGTACCGACGACCACCCGGGGCTGCACCCGCCGCACCACCCTGACGCTCTGCACCAGGCTCCAGATCAGCAAAAAAGGCAGTGCCAGATTGATCCAGAAGCGACGCCGGGCAAAGCCGCGGATGGGGATGCGGTGCAGTGGGTATCCCAGTTCCGGTACGATGCGCGATTCGACACCGCGCGCAGTGCCCGCAAAATGGATCTCCGCCTGCGGATTCAGCTTGCGCAGTTCCGACGCGATGGCGATGGCCGGGTAAAGATGGCCGCCCGTCCCGCCGCCGGCGAACAGGTAGGCCGGTTTCCGCTTTCCGGTGCGGTTCATCGAACACTCCGGCGTAAAGAGACGGTTTGCCGGACCCGGGTCCGGCTGGAGAAGAGGTGAGCCTTCTCCGGAAAGGCGCGCTCTTCAACCCGCTGCCGGTATTCGCGCCAGCCCGGACTCTTGGCGTAGGCCGGACTGCCTTGAGCGGAAATGTTGAGCAACAGGCCAAGCGCGCAGAGATGGGTCACCAGCGAGGTGCCACCGTAACTCAGGAAGGGCATCGGAATGCCCGTCGTGGGAAGCAGCCCGATAACCACCGCCGCATTGACGAGCGCATAGCTTGCATAGCAGGCGGTGATGCCCCCGGCCAGATAGCGTCCGGTCGCATCGGGCGCCTGCTGAGCAATAATCAGGCCGCGGTGAATGATCACCAGGAAGAGCAGCAGCACACCGATCGTGCCGATCAGCCCGTATTCCTCACCGATCATGGCAAAAATAAAGTCGTTGTGAGCCTCCGGGAGAAAAAGATATTTCTGGC encodes:
- the ftsA gene encoding cell division protein FtsA, which codes for MDEIDIIAGLDIGTTKIGCYIAEVNEAQEIKIIGVGTAPSEGLRYGIVVDAEKTVHSIQQAVERAEEMADVKVDMVYAGIAGDHIRSINGRGVVAISGEDNEVSQEDVRRVIEAARAVALPLDREVIHILPQEFIVDDQRGIRDPIGMIGVRLEAEVHIVTGAIASAQNIYRCIEKAGYSTADLVLEPLASSYSVLSDDEKELGVILVDIGGGTSDIALFYEGCIRHTAVVALGGRNVTNDLAIMLRTPIESAERLKIEHGHALHSEGDKDMVVEVPGIHGRPSRRISKGLLVDIIQPRMVEILTIIYEEIKKSTYVNLMTTGLVLTGGASLLPGTMELAEEIFNMPVKIGHPAGFTGMINEAGTPQSATGVGLIQYAIKHRDEEVEPKKKSFTSLYGKFKQLFDRKL
- the murG gene encoding undecaprenyldiphospho-muramoylpentapeptide beta-N-acetylglucosaminyltransferase encodes the protein MNRTGKRKPAYLFAGGGTGGHLYPAIAIASELRKLNPQAEIHFAGTARGVESRIVPELGYPLHRIPIRGFARRRFWINLALPFLLIWSLVQSVRVVRRVQPRVVVGTGGYVSGPILLAAHLLGRPTLIQEQNSFPGVTTRLLARWVDQVHLGFVEARPYFAGRKNVYATGNPVRDFQVSVTPAEARRHFGLNPDRPTLLVFGGSQGARVINQAVIGMLSRLLSESEMQLIWSSGKWNQEAVRQALVGCEDRVWMTDFITEMPLAYRAADVVMSRAGALTLAEIAVCGLPSILIPFAAAAGNHQEANALALAQRGAAVVILERDLEHHDLATEIIALFADPERREQMGHIAREAAYASASADLARAVLNLDSKKGGAA
- a CDS encoding cell division protein FtsQ/DivIB → MTQRVLQYSKVMLFFSFALVAALFITQQLLEAHDSEEPVLSIDQMATQNALQYVDGDELRQKLEDKIRRADEEKEMLTLESRECKLYLQAGVKSGRPVVLLAAGRIRGVDGKGNILALQEDEPIPNLPVITGPGLRFNTHSRQLDGFLFHQAMAFISEVNGRSSLLGQKLSEVHCDPELGLVAYFSQTGMLPVLLGQDDLAAKARNLDVFLSQLGPSTLMGNIRCLDARMASQIVVKKKS